A single Thermoanaerobacterium sp. RBIITD DNA region contains:
- the ligD gene encoding non-homologous end-joining DNA ligase: MSMIEEKISPMLASPGNVFDSSEWIYEIKWDGSRTLAFLSSKTRLQDRRLVDISHQFPDLMKLNKCINSDEAILDGELIVLKDGKPSYRNIMSRKHQQNSLKIDLLSKSLPAMFVTWDILYMDGKELIGLPLIERKRILDKVVNESDIIKISDFIYEHGKALFDETGRQGLEGVMAKKADSKYYIGKRSRLWLKLKHFITINAVILGYRTDKISLILGLYDENDKIVPIGSVESGISQIELKAFIDVANDIKTNNDFYHLKEKNIQWIKPAIVCKVKFMEWSENFKMRAPSFIEFVYDVKPEECSFV; the protein is encoded by the coding sequence ATGTCAATGATCGAAGAAAAAATATCACCGATGTTAGCATCACCGGGAAATGTATTTGATAGCTCTGAATGGATATATGAGATAAAGTGGGATGGTTCGAGGACTCTCGCATTTCTTTCATCTAAAACCCGATTGCAGGATAGAAGACTTGTTGATATAAGCCATCAGTTTCCAGACCTTATGAAACTCAATAAATGTATTAATTCTGATGAAGCGATACTTGATGGGGAATTAATTGTATTAAAGGATGGAAAACCAAGTTACAGAAATATAATGTCGCGTAAGCATCAACAAAATTCTCTGAAAATTGATCTTTTAAGCAAATCATTGCCTGCCATGTTTGTAACATGGGATATATTATATATGGACGGAAAGGAATTAATAGGTTTACCGCTGATTGAACGAAAACGAATATTAGATAAAGTTGTGAATGAAAGTGACATCATAAAAATATCTGACTTTATCTATGAACATGGAAAAGCTCTTTTTGATGAAACGGGTAGACAAGGTCTTGAAGGTGTAATGGCAAAAAAAGCAGATTCTAAATATTATATTGGAAAGAGAAGCCGATTATGGCTTAAATTAAAACATTTCATAACAATAAATGCTGTCATTTTAGGATATCGGACTGATAAAATATCACTTATACTTGGTCTTTATGATGAAAATGATAAAATTGTTCCAATTGGAAGTGTCGAATCAGGCATATCACAAATCGAGCTTAAAGCTTTCATAGATGTAGCAAATGATATTAAAACCAACAATGATTTTTATCATTTAAAAGAAAAAAATATACAGTGGATTAAGCCTGCCATTGTTTGTAAAGTAAAATTCATGGAATGGTCAGAAAACTTTAAAATGAGAGCACCTTCTTTTATAGAGTTTGTATATGATGTAAAGCCTGAAGAATGCAGTTTTGTATAA
- the pduB gene encoding propanediol utilization microcompartment protein PduB, which produces MDDKVLEKVMEEVKKRLNQNVTASDKAENIKEVEKEDNVMMPTVGLTEFVGTAIGDTVGLVIANVDSMLHEKMGLDKRFRSIGILGARTGAGPQIMAADEGVKATNTEIVSVELARDTKGGAGHGSLIIFGAEEVSDARRAIEVSLKELNRTFGDVYTCDAGHLELQYTARASYAINKAFGAPVGKAFGLIVGAPAAIGVLMSDTAVKTANVEIVSYASPGAGTAHSNEVIISVTGDSGAVRQAVIAAREVGMKVLKAMGQNPVSTTQPYI; this is translated from the coding sequence ATGGATGATAAAGTTCTCGAAAAAGTTATGGAAGAAGTGAAAAAAAGGCTTAATCAAAATGTAACTGCTTCCGATAAAGCAGAAAATATAAAAGAAGTAGAAAAGGAGGATAATGTTATGATGCCTACAGTGGGACTAACCGAATTCGTCGGTACAGCAATTGGCGACACAGTGGGGCTTGTAATTGCCAACGTCGATTCGATGCTCCACGAAAAAATGGGCCTTGATAAAAGGTTCCGCTCAATTGGCATATTAGGTGCAAGAACAGGTGCGGGTCCCCAGATAATGGCCGCAGATGAAGGTGTCAAAGCCACAAATACGGAAATTGTATCTGTTGAACTTGCAAGAGATACAAAAGGTGGAGCGGGACATGGAAGTTTGATAATATTTGGAGCAGAGGAAGTATCTGATGCAAGAAGAGCGATCGAAGTCTCGTTGAAGGAACTCAATAGAACTTTCGGCGATGTATATACATGTGATGCAGGACATCTTGAGCTACAATATACTGCAAGAGCAAGTTACGCGATAAATAAAGCATTTGGAGCACCAGTCGGAAAAGCTTTTGGCCTTATTGTTGGAGCACCAGCGGCAATCGGTGTGTTGATGTCTGATACGGCAGTTAAGACTGCTAACGTAGAGATTGTGTCATACGCGAGTCCCGGTGCTGGAACTGCCCACTCAAATGAGGTAATAATCTCTGTTACAGGTGATTCTGGAGCTGTAAGACAGGCTGTTATAGCGGCAAGAGAAGTTGGCATGAAGGTATTAAAAGCTATGGGGCAAAATCCTGTATCGACTACACAGCCATATATATAA
- a CDS encoding PaaI family thioesterase yields MAAINKGIDEEIFNSILEVNKSTSYHRLIDMNITELGMGQSIMEVKITDKHLNPLGIAHGGVLFSIMDTAMGMAARTLGKNIVTLEMNINFIKPVMNNDTIKAIGKVVHTGKSTTIAVCDAYNQEGKLAATARETFYNIK; encoded by the coding sequence ATGGCCGCAATAAATAAAGGAATTGATGAAGAAATTTTTAATAGTATATTAGAGGTAAATAAAAGCACCAGCTACCACAGATTAATTGATATGAACATTACAGAATTAGGGATGGGACAATCCATAATGGAAGTAAAAATTACTGATAAGCACTTAAATCCACTTGGTATAGCCCATGGTGGTGTATTATTTTCTATTATGGATACAGCTATGGGAATGGCTGCAAGGACACTTGGGAAAAACATAGTTACACTTGAGATGAATATAAATTTTATTAAACCTGTTATGAATAACGATACAATAAAGGCGATCGGAAAAGTAGTCCATACTGGTAAGTCAACGACTATTGCAGTATGTGATGCATATAATCAAGAAGGAAAATTAGCTGCGACGGCGAGGGAGACTTTCTATAATATAAAATGA
- a CDS encoding diol dehydratase small subunit, whose translation MQDEMLEKIIRDVLKTMGEKTDNKKEENCNNICKVTYKDYPLAQKRKDLVKTSTGKGLDDITLDSVLNDKVTPDDIRITSDTLLYQAQVAESVGRHQFARNLRRAAELTKVPDDRVLEIYNALRPRRSTKDELLSIANELDEKYGAKMNADLIREAADVYERRGILKA comes from the coding sequence ATGCAGGATGAGATGTTGGAAAAGATAATTCGCGATGTGCTAAAGACCATGGGTGAAAAAACTGATAACAAAAAGGAAGAAAATTGCAATAACATCTGTAAAGTGACATATAAGGATTATCCACTCGCACAAAAACGTAAAGATTTAGTAAAAACGTCCACTGGTAAAGGACTTGACGATATAACGTTAGATTCAGTTTTAAATGATAAGGTAACACCTGATGATATTAGAATAACAAGTGATACATTACTATATCAGGCTCAAGTCGCTGAGTCTGTTGGAAGACACCAATTTGCAAGGAATTTAAGAAGAGCTGCGGAGCTTACAAAAGTTCCTGATGACAGGGTGCTTGAAATATATAATGCTTTAAGACCGAGAAGGTCAACTAAAGATGAACTTTTGTCAATTGCTAACGAGCTTGATGAAAAATATGGTGCGAAGATGAATGCTGACCTTATAAGAGAAGCTGCAGATGTTTATGAAAGAAGGGGCATTTTAAAAGCTTGA
- a CDS encoding Ku protein gives MRSMWKGAISFGLVSIPIKLYAATEDHTIHFKQLHKECKSPIKYEKICPVCNRQISDEEIVRGYEYEPGKYVIIDDEDLERIPMSTVKSIDILDFTDIDKIDPIYYDKTYYIAPEDIGAKPYVLLRDSMKETNRVAIARVVIRAKQDLACIRVYNDKYMVLETMHFPDEIRNTEQLPPIRDVNLHENEIKMAKQLIDALTANFDPIKYDDNYRKAIIEVIESRIQDKKIEIPEKAPAVENVLDLVSALKASIDSVKNDTTSKKVRKKKGA, from the coding sequence ATGCGCTCAATGTGGAAAGGTGCTATAAGTTTTGGCCTTGTAAGTATACCTATAAAGCTTTATGCAGCAACAGAAGACCATACTATACATTTTAAACAGCTGCACAAAGAATGTAAATCACCTATAAAATATGAAAAGATTTGTCCTGTTTGCAATAGGCAAATATCAGATGAAGAAATTGTTAGAGGTTATGAATATGAACCTGGAAAGTATGTTATCATAGATGACGAAGATTTAGAAAGGATTCCTATGTCGACAGTAAAAAGCATTGATATCCTCGACTTTACAGATATAGATAAGATAGACCCTATTTATTATGATAAAACATACTATATTGCACCCGAAGACATTGGAGCAAAACCATATGTTTTGTTGAGAGATTCGATGAAAGAAACTAATCGTGTAGCAATTGCAAGGGTCGTAATAAGGGCAAAGCAAGATCTAGCATGTATTAGAGTTTATAATGATAAATACATGGTACTTGAAACAATGCATTTTCCCGATGAGATAAGAAATACAGAACAACTGCCACCTATAAGAGATGTCAATTTGCATGAAAATGAGATAAAAATGGCTAAACAGCTTATTGATGCACTGACAGCTAATTTTGATCCAATAAAATACGATGACAATTATAGAAAAGCAATAATAGAGGTCATTGAATCAAGGATTCAGGATAAAAAGATAGAAATTCCAGAGAAAGCTCCGGCTGTAGAAAATGTTTTAGACCTTGTAAGTGCATTAAAAGCCAGCATAGATTCTGTGAAAAATGATACAACTTCTAAAAAAGTACGTAAAAAGAAAGGTGCATAA
- a CDS encoding response regulator, protein MYKVLIADDESIERRAINIILKRNNNFKLIGEAKNGIDAVEKAKNLNPDVILMDIKMPEMDGIQATKEILKTNPNVKTIILTAYDEFQYAQQAVKIGAVDYLLKPARPEDLIKSISDAVMFKTQDAFPINSKNLKTYLDINKNNTLYEKIKIGDKMAVKIELNKIIEEHLHNKSDDIKKFLIILFIKMIDFISNENDFIEDKLIKLGDKFSIEISKLEDVAQIKEVVFDHIDMLFNIMINDNIKADKPSLIKETLKYIDKNYNRNITLEDVAKYIHLNPQYLSRYFKKTMNMNFIDYISKLRINSSKKLLAETDLSINSIALKVGYMDSSYFCKVFKKIEGISPHKFRENLK, encoded by the coding sequence ATGTATAAAGTCCTTATAGCAGATGATGAAAGCATTGAAAGAAGGGCTATAAATATTATTTTAAAAAGAAATAATAACTTTAAACTTATCGGAGAAGCTAAAAATGGCATTGATGCTGTAGAAAAGGCAAAAAATCTTAATCCTGATGTTATACTTATGGATATAAAAATGCCGGAAATGGACGGTATTCAAGCAACAAAAGAAATACTAAAAACAAATCCTAATGTCAAAACAATCATATTAACTGCCTATGACGAATTTCAATATGCTCAGCAAGCAGTTAAAATTGGCGCTGTTGATTATCTGTTGAAACCCGCTCGTCCAGAAGATCTAATTAAAAGCATAAGTGATGCAGTTATGTTTAAAACGCAAGATGCATTTCCTATTAATAGCAAAAATCTAAAGACATATCTCGATATCAATAAAAACAATACTTTATACGAAAAAATAAAAATAGGCGACAAAATGGCAGTAAAAATTGAACTTAATAAGATAATTGAAGAGCATTTACATAACAAATCCGACGATATTAAAAAATTTTTGATTATTCTATTCATTAAGATGATAGATTTTATATCGAATGAAAATGATTTTATTGAAGATAAACTTATAAAACTTGGTGACAAATTTTCAATTGAAATAAGTAAATTGGAAGATGTAGCTCAAATAAAGGAAGTTGTTTTCGATCATATTGATATGCTTTTTAATATAATGATAAATGATAATATTAAGGCAGATAAACCTTCTCTAATTAAGGAGACACTAAAATACATTGACAAAAATTATAATAGAAATATAACACTTGAAGATGTAGCAAAATATATACATTTAAACCCGCAGTATTTAAGTAGATATTTTAAAAAGACTATGAATATGAATTTTATTGATTATATTTCTAAATTAAGAATAAATTCTTCAAAAAAATTACTAGCCGAAACAGATTTAAGCATTAATTCTATCGCACTAAAGGTAGGATACATGGATTCAAGTTACTTCTGCAAAGTATTTAAAAAAATCGAAGGTATTTCTCCACATAAGTTTAGAGAAAACTTGAAATAG
- a CDS encoding propanediol/glycerol family dehydratase medium subunit has translation MDVNDALIRQITEEVLKRINNRDIKTVVAPSKPDHSGKLKLIELGEAQKGINSDEVVIAIGPAFGEYQTKTIVGIPHEDVLREVLAGIEEEGIKSRVIRVLRTSDVGFMAHDAASLSGSGIGIGIQSKGTTVIHQKDLAPLDNLELFPQAPLIDRQTYRAIGKNAAKYAKGESPSPVPVKNDQMARPRYQAIAAVLHIKETEHVVPNAKPIELQVEFK, from the coding sequence ATGGATGTTAATGATGCTTTAATAAGACAGATAACAGAAGAAGTCCTGAAAAGGATTAATAACCGCGATATCAAAACTGTTGTTGCTCCAAGCAAACCTGATCATTCAGGAAAGCTTAAGCTTATAGAATTAGGTGAAGCCCAAAAAGGTATAAATAGCGACGAAGTAGTTATAGCAATAGGGCCGGCATTTGGAGAATACCAAACAAAAACAATAGTTGGAATACCACATGAAGATGTATTGAGAGAAGTATTAGCAGGGATTGAGGAAGAAGGCATAAAGTCAAGGGTAATAAGAGTTCTACGTACATCTGATGTTGGATTTATGGCACATGATGCGGCTTCTTTGAGTGGTTCGGGCATAGGCATAGGCATACAGTCTAAAGGAACAACCGTCATTCATCAAAAAGATTTAGCACCACTTGATAACCTTGAATTATTTCCACAAGCTCCATTAATCGATAGGCAGACATATAGAGCAATAGGCAAAAATGCCGCGAAATATGCAAAAGGTGAATCACCATCACCTGTCCCGGTTAAAAATGATCAAATGGCGAGACCAAGATATCAGGCTATTGCTGCTGTGCTTCATATAAAAGAGACAGAACATGTTGTCCCTAATGCTAAGCCTATTGAACTACAAGTTGAATTTAAGTAA
- a CDS encoding propanediol/glycerol family dehydratase large subunit, which yields MKRSKRFEVLEKRDVNKDGFVKDWPEVGLIAIGSPNDPKPSIKIENGVVVELDGKKREDFDFIDQFIADHAINKENCEKAMALNSVDIAKMICDVNVPRNEVIKVTTSITPAKLVEVVDKMNVIEMAMGLQKMRARRTPSNQCHVTNLKDNPVQIAADAAESAIRGFDEMETTVGLTRYAPFNAMALLIGSQTGRGGVLTQCALEEATELRLGMRGFTAYAETISVYGTERVFIDGDDTPWSKSFLASSYASRGLKMRFTSGTGSEVQMGYAEGKSMLYLEARCIMITKGAGVQGLQNGSISCIGVPGAVSGGLRAVIAENLITELLDLEVASGNDQTFTHSPIRKTARTLLYILAGTDFIFSGYSAVPNYDNMFAGSNFDAEDYDDYLILQRDFKADGGLRPVTEQDVIAMRHKAAKALQAVFKELGLPPITDTEVDAATYAHGSEDMPLRNQAEDMRAAQDLLKRGITGLDIVKALAKNGFNDVADRVLNMLKQRVAGDYLHTSSIFDSNFNVISAVNDVNDYTGPGTGYRVEGKRWEEIKNINQAKGPEDLV from the coding sequence ATGAAGAGGTCGAAAAGGTTTGAAGTTCTTGAAAAGAGAGATGTGAACAAAGATGGTTTTGTCAAGGACTGGCCAGAAGTTGGCCTAATCGCAATAGGTAGTCCCAATGATCCTAAACCAAGTATAAAAATAGAAAATGGTGTAGTTGTTGAGCTCGACGGTAAGAAAAGAGAGGACTTTGACTTTATAGATCAATTTATAGCTGACCATGCAATAAATAAAGAAAATTGTGAAAAGGCAATGGCTTTAAATTCGGTTGACATAGCTAAAATGATTTGCGATGTAAATGTTCCACGAAACGAAGTTATAAAAGTAACGACATCTATAACGCCGGCAAAGTTAGTCGAAGTAGTTGATAAAATGAATGTAATAGAAATGGCAATGGGACTTCAAAAAATGAGAGCGAGAAGAACACCATCAAATCAATGCCATGTGACAAATTTAAAAGATAATCCAGTGCAGATAGCGGCTGATGCAGCAGAATCGGCAATAAGAGGCTTTGATGAAATGGAGACGACAGTCGGACTTACAAGATATGCACCATTTAATGCAATGGCTCTCCTTATTGGATCACAGACAGGCCGCGGCGGTGTATTGACACAATGCGCACTTGAAGAAGCAACCGAATTAAGACTTGGAATGAGAGGGTTTACAGCATATGCTGAAACTATATCAGTATATGGAACAGAGAGAGTTTTTATAGATGGCGATGATACGCCATGGTCAAAATCATTCCTTGCATCATCATATGCTTCAAGAGGGTTAAAAATGAGATTTACATCAGGTACAGGATCAGAAGTGCAGATGGGATATGCCGAAGGAAAATCGATGCTTTATCTTGAGGCAAGATGCATAATGATAACAAAGGGTGCCGGCGTACAAGGGCTTCAGAATGGTTCCATAAGTTGCATAGGTGTACCAGGTGCCGTATCTGGTGGCTTAAGAGCAGTAATAGCAGAAAATTTAATAACAGAGCTACTCGACCTTGAAGTAGCATCTGGTAATGATCAGACATTTACACATTCACCAATAAGAAAAACTGCAAGAACTCTTCTATATATATTGGCCGGAACTGATTTTATATTTTCAGGTTATAGTGCTGTTCCCAACTATGATAACATGTTTGCTGGGTCAAATTTTGATGCAGAAGATTATGATGATTATTTAATATTGCAAAGAGATTTTAAGGCAGATGGCGGGTTAAGGCCTGTTACAGAACAGGATGTTATTGCTATGAGGCATAAAGCGGCTAAAGCATTACAAGCGGTATTTAAAGAACTTGGACTCCCTCCTATAACGGATACTGAGGTTGATGCTGCAACATACGCACATGGCAGTGAAGACATGCCATTAAGAAACCAAGCAGAGGATATGAGAGCTGCTCAGGATTTACTAAAGCGTGGAATAACTGGCCTTGATATTGTAAAAGCCCTTGCAAAAAACGGCTTTAATGATGTCGCGGATAGAGTTCTCAATATGTTAAAGCAAAGAGTCGCTGGTGATTATCTGCATACATCTTCAATTTTTGATAGTAATTTTAATGTTATAAGTGCGGTTAACGATGTTAATGATTATACAGGACCTGGTACAGGATATAGGGTTGAAGGTAAGAGATGGGAAGAAATAAAAAATATTAATCAAGCAAAAGGCCCAGAAGACCTTGTATAA
- the pduA gene encoding propanediol utilization microcompartment protein PduA encodes MGQEALGMVETKGLVPAIEAADAMVKAANVVLIGYEKIGHGLVTVMVRGDVGAVKSATDAGAAAAKRVGEVVSIHVIPRPHSDTEKILPKI; translated from the coding sequence ATGGGTCAAGAAGCACTTGGAATGGTTGAAACAAAAGGCTTAGTTCCTGCAATAGAGGCAGCAGATGCGATGGTAAAAGCAGCTAATGTAGTGCTTATAGGTTACGAAAAGATTGGCCATGGCCTAGTAACTGTTATGGTACGTGGTGATGTTGGTGCTGTAAAATCTGCAACAGACGCTGGCGCAGCCGCGGCAAAAAGAGTTGGCGAAGTTGTGTCGATTCATGTAATCCCGAGACCACATTCTGATACCGAGAAGATTTTACCCAAAATATAG
- a CDS encoding NlpC/P60 family protein, with protein sequence MNLLNHKKLVASVVISITLMQSPSVFAMEVLKYGSRGQAVYNLQEQLNRLGFSTGGIDGIFGSATKNAVMSLQRKYGLAVDGIVGAATEAAIQRAAGSGSATSRGSYERTSNYDIVSIAKQYLGTPYVYGGTTPSGFDCSGFVQYVYKKAGKSIGRTTYDQYDGGRAVSLSNLQPGDIVFFSTSGNGPTHEGIYIGDNRIIHMSDSRKQAAYDDFSGWFRQYYIGARRYY encoded by the coding sequence ATGAATCTATTGAATCACAAAAAGTTAGTCGCATCAGTTGTTATATCAATAACACTTATGCAATCACCAAGTGTTTTTGCAATGGAAGTACTAAAATATGGTTCAAGAGGACAGGCAGTGTATAATTTACAAGAGCAATTAAATAGACTTGGTTTTAGCACAGGTGGTATTGATGGAATCTTCGGCAGTGCTACGAAGAATGCCGTAATGTCTTTACAACGTAAATATGGACTTGCTGTTGATGGCATAGTAGGTGCTGCGACAGAGGCAGCAATTCAAAGAGCGGCAGGAAGCGGAAGTGCTACATCAAGAGGCTCCTATGAGCGTACATCAAATTATGACATTGTAAGTATAGCAAAACAGTATTTGGGAACTCCATACGTATATGGCGGAACAACGCCATCAGGTTTTGATTGTTCCGGTTTTGTGCAGTATGTGTACAAAAAAGCAGGGAAGAGCATTGGCAGAACAACATATGACCAATATGATGGTGGAAGGGCAGTAAGTTTATCAAATTTACAACCGGGCGATATAGTATTTTTCTCAACATCTGGCAATGGTCCGACACATGAAGGAATATACATAGGTGATAACCGCATAATACATATGAGCGATTCGAGAAAGCAGGCAGCATATGATGATTTTAGCGGTTGGTTTAGACAATATTATATAGGTGCCAGAAGATATTATTAA
- a CDS encoding PocR ligand-binding domain-containing protein has translation MNKYKLKDLIDIPFLQDLQDKFAKIMDVAVVTVDVKGEPVVNPSNFSDFCKLVRTSPHGLHRCMRSDATGGFKAMRAGEPFVYYCHSGLTDIAAPIIVNGQYLGCVLCGQVMVDEFDYKDHLKPDKLSKELSLPIEQLNDCLKRTHTIAYQKLKDAVDFLYLFANFIAKTGLANLTQQNLMHEMQARMELERLLKNTELKALESQINPHFLFNTLNTIARMALIENASQTEELIYDLSDILRYSLKNIDQLVDIETEIGNIKKYLFIQNIRYGDRISYSIEISDEILKAQIPVMTLQPLVENSIIHGLEGKVENGFIKINGYRDNNFAIIEIIDNGSGIPKNILNNLLQENKKVDSSSTGLGIQNVDSRIKHFFTNDCGLKIESITGKGTKVLIKIPFIRSDKHV, from the coding sequence ATGAATAAATATAAACTAAAAGACCTTATTGATATACCATTTTTGCAAGACCTACAAGATAAATTCGCTAAAATAATGGATGTTGCTGTCGTAACCGTCGATGTTAAGGGAGAACCTGTAGTTAATCCCAGTAATTTCTCTGACTTTTGTAAATTGGTAAGAACATCACCACATGGGCTCCATAGATGTATGCGCTCAGATGCAACTGGTGGATTCAAAGCAATGAGGGCTGGTGAGCCATTTGTTTATTATTGTCATTCAGGTTTAACAGATATAGCCGCACCAATTATAGTAAATGGGCAATATCTTGGTTGTGTTTTATGTGGTCAAGTTATGGTTGATGAATTTGACTATAAAGACCATTTAAAACCTGATAAGCTTTCAAAAGAACTGTCCCTCCCTATTGAACAATTAAATGATTGTTTAAAAAGAACTCATACAATAGCATATCAAAAACTAAAGGATGCCGTTGATTTTCTTTATCTATTTGCTAATTTTATTGCAAAAACCGGTCTTGCAAATCTTACGCAGCAGAATCTGATGCATGAAATGCAGGCAAGGATGGAATTAGAAAGATTACTTAAAAATACGGAATTAAAAGCACTGGAATCGCAGATAAATCCACACTTTTTATTCAATACATTGAATACGATTGCTCGTATGGCATTAATTGAGAATGCAAGTCAAACTGAAGAACTTATTTATGATTTATCAGATATATTAAGATATAGTCTTAAAAATATTGACCAGCTTGTTGATATTGAAACTGAAATAGGCAATATTAAAAAATATTTATTTATCCAAAATATTCGTTATGGCGACAGAATATCATATTCTATTGAAATCAGTGACGAAATTTTAAAAGCCCAAATTCCAGTTATGACACTACAGCCACTCGTCGAAAATTCTATAATACATGGGCTCGAAGGCAAAGTAGAAAATGGTTTTATTAAAATTAATGGTTATAGGGATAATAATTTTGCAATTATAGAAATTATTGATAACGGTTCAGGAATCCCTAAAAATATCCTAAATAATCTTCTTCAAGAAAATAAAAAGGTCGATTCAAGCTCAACGGGACTTGGCATACAAAATGTTGACAGTAGAATAAAACACTTTTTTACAAATGATTGTGGATTAAAAATCGAGAGTATTACTGGCAAAGGTACCAAAGTACTAATTAAAATACCTTTTATAAGGAGTGACAAACATGTATAA
- a CDS encoding sigma-70 family RNA polymerase sigma factor, producing MRSYNELCFKAKNGDETSTEEILERFNPLLISLAKRFPYDDFNDMLQDGREVLLRAIKEFDVNKGKEFIGFANMRLNYFFIGRYRKRNLNLSLNVKAGDDDEDEIIDLIESRNLSPEDEFFQNNLDEKLKNAFKKLTEKQKNIIELYFFENRSMADIAREMGIGYQSIVKLKNRGIDRLRFEIKNDIII from the coding sequence ATGAGAAGTTATAATGAACTGTGCTTTAAGGCAAAAAATGGCGATGAAACATCAACTGAGGAGATTTTAGAAAGGTTTAATCCGCTTTTAATTTCACTTGCAAAAAGATTTCCATACGACGATTTTAATGATATGCTTCAAGACGGAAGAGAGGTTTTGTTAAGGGCAATTAAAGAATTTGATGTGAATAAGGGGAAGGAATTCATAGGTTTTGCCAATATGCGTCTTAATTATTTCTTCATTGGAAGATATAGAAAGAGAAATTTAAATTTATCATTAAATGTTAAAGCAGGTGACGATGATGAAGATGAGATAATTGACTTAATCGAAAGCAGAAATTTGTCGCCCGAGGATGAATTTTTCCAAAATAATTTAGATGAAAAATTAAAAAATGCATTCAAGAAATTAACGGAAAAACAAAAGAATATAATAGAATTATATTTTTTTGAAAATAGATCAATGGCAGACATAGCAAGAGAAATGGGGATAGGCTATCAAAGCATTGTTAAATTAAAAAATCGCGGTATAGATAGATTAAGATTTGAAATAAAAAATGATATAATAATTTAA